The genomic segment TGACCGCTTCATCAACTTGATGGAGACAAAATAATGCCTAAGCGCACCGACCTCAAAAGCATCCTCATCATTGGCGCGGGCCCGATCATCATTGGTCAGGCTTGCGAGTTCGACTACTCTGGCGTGCAGGCTTGCAAAGCCTTGCGCGAAGAGGGCTACAAAGTCATCCTGATCAACAGCAACCCTGCCACGATCATGACCGACCCGGCCACGGCCGATGTGACCTACATTGAGCCCATCACCTGGCAGACGGTCGAGAAGATCATCGCCAAGGAGCGCCCCGATGCCATCTTGCCCACCATGGGCGGACAGACCGCACTCAATTGCGCTTTGGACCTCTGGCACAACGGTGTGCTCGAAAAATACAAGGTGGAACTGATTGGCGCGACACCCGAAGCCATCGACAAAGCCGAAGACCGTCTGAAGTTCAAGGACGCCATGACCAAGATCGGCCTGGGTTCGGCCCGCTCGGGCATTGCCCACAGCATGGAAGAAGCCTGGGACGTGCAAAAGACCCTGGGTTTTCCCACCGTCATTCGCCCCAGCTTCACCTTGGGCGGTACAGGCGGCGGCATTGCCTACAACCCCGAAGAATTTGAAGTCATTTGCAAGCGCGGTTTGGAGGCTTCTCCCACCACCGAGCTGTTGATTGAAGAATCCTTGCTCGGCTGGAAAGAGTACGAGATGGAAGTGGTGCGCGACAAAGCGGACAACTGCATCATCGTGTGCTCCATCGAAAACTTGGACCCCATGGGCGTGCACACGGGCGACTCGATCACCGTGGCTCCAGCCCAGACCTTGACCGACAAGGAATACCAGATCTTACGCAATGCCTCTTTGGCCGTCTTGCGTGAAATCGGTGTCGATACCGGTGGATCGAACGTGCAGTTCTCCATCAACCCCAAAGACGGCCGCATGGTCGTGATCGAGATGAACCCCCGCGTCTCGCGCTCGTCGGCCTTGGCTTCCAAAGCCACAGGTTTCCCGATCGCCAAGGTGGCCGCCAAGTTGGCTGTGGGTTACACGCTCGATGAGTTGCGCAACGACATCACGGGCGGCGCTACGCCTGCCTCCTTCGAGCCATCGATCGACTACGTGGTCACCAAGATCCCGCGTTTTGCGTTCGAGAAATTCCCGACAGCCGACAGCCGTTTGACCACCCAGATGAAGTCGGTGGGCGAGGTGATGGCCATGGGCCGCACCTTCCAGGAATCCTTCCAGAAAGCCCTGCGCGGCTTGGAAGTGGGCGTGGACGGCATGAACGAAAAAACCCAAGACCGCGAAGTGCTGGAAAAAGAGCTGGGCGAGCCCGGCCCTGAGCGCATCTGGTATGTGGGCGATGCCTTTGCCATGGGCCTGAGAGTGGACGAGGTGTTCGCCTTGACCAAAATCGACCCTTGGTTCTTGGTGCAGATCGAAGAAATCGTCAAGATCGAGCTGGAACTGGAAACCACCACGCTGGAAGCCATCACGGCCGAAGAGTTGCGCGCGCTCAAGAAAAAGGGCTTCTCTGACCGCCGCTTGGCCAAGCTGCTCAAGACCACCGAGCATGTGGTGCGTGCCCGTCGTCATGCCCTGAACATCCGCCCCGTCTACAAGCGCGTGGACACTTGCGCGGCCGAGTTCTCGACCGACACCGCCTACATGTACTCGTGCTACGAAGGGAATGGCGACGCCTTTGGCGTGGGAGCCGGCGAGTGCGAAGCCGAACCCACCAACAACAAAAAGATCATGGTGCTGGGCGGTGGTCCGAACCGCATTGGCCAAGGTATTGAGTTCGATTACTGCTGCGTGCATGCGGCACTTGCCATGCGCGAGGATGGTTATGAAACCATCATGGTCAACTGCAACCCCGAGACCGTGTCGACCGATTACGACACTTCGGACCGTTTGTACTTTGAGCCGGTAACCCTTGAGGACGTGCTCGAAATCGTGGACAAAGAAAAGCCGACGGGCGTCATCGTGCAATACGGCGGTCAAACGCCTTTGAAATTGGCGCTGGACCTGGAAGCTGCGGGCGTGCCCATCATCGGCACCAGCCCCGACATGATCGACGCGGCCGAAGACCGCGAGCGTTTCCAGAAGCTGCTGCAAAATTTGGGTCTGCGGCAGCCACCGAACGCCACGGCGCGCACCGAGTCCGAAGCCTTGGAAAAAGCCGCCGCCTTGGGTTACCCCTTGGTGGTGCGCCCCAGTTATGTGCTGGGTGGCCGCGCCATGGAAATCGTGCACGAGCAACGCGACCTGGAGCGCTACATGCGTGAAGCGGTCAAGGTGTCGCACGACTCGCCTGTGCTGTTGGACCGCTTCTTGAACGATGCGATCGAATGCGATGTGGATTGCCTGCGTGACCCCGAAGGCAAGACCTTCATCGGTGGCGTGATGGAGCACATCGAGCAAGCTGGCGTGCACAGCGGCGACTCGGCTTGCTCGCTGCCACCCTACTCTTTGTCGCCTGCGACCGTGGGCGAACTCAAGCGCCAATCGGCCGCGATGGCGGGTGCTTTGAATGTGGTCGGCTTGATGAACGTGCAGTTCGCCATCCAGCATGTGGATGGCCAAGACGTGATCTACGTGCTGGAAGTCAACCCCCGCGCTTCACGCACCGTGCCTTATGTCTCCAAAGCCACGGGCATCCAGTTGGCCAAGGTGGCGGCGCGTTGCATGGCGGGCCAGACTCTGGCGTCGCAAGGCATCACCCATGAGGTCACGCCCCCTTATTTCAGCGTGAAAGAAGCCGTCTTCCCCTTTGTGAAGTTCCCCGGTGTGGACACCATCCTCGGCCCCGAGATGAAATCCACGGGCGAAGTCATGGGCGTTGGCAAGACCTTTGGCGAGGCTTTTGTGAAGAGCCAAATGGGCGCGGGCACCAAGCTGCCACGTCCCACCAAAGCCGATGGCACGTCTGCGGACAAGGTATTCATCTCGGTGAAAAACAACGACAAGGCGCGTGCCATCGAAGTGGCTCGCCAGTTGGTGGCCCAAGGCTTTGAGCTGGTGGCGACCAAGGGGACAGCTGTTGCGATCCAGGCCGCAGGCGTGGCCTGTGCCACGGTGAACAAAGTGACCGAAGGCCGCCCGCACATCGTGGACATGATCAAGAACAACGAAGTGGTGCTGGTCATCAACACGGTCGAAGAGCGCCGCAATGCGATCGCCGATTCGCGCCACATCCGCACCTCGGCCTTGCTCAACCGCGTCACCACCTTCACAACCATCGCAGGCGCAGAAGCGGCTGTGGAAGGCATGAAGTACATGGACCAGCTGGACGTGATTTCCATTCAGGAAATGCACGCGCAACTGGCGGCCTGAACCCTGGCCTGTAGCTCTGTGCCCCTGTCAGGGTGCAGGGCATAATGCTGTCAATGACCGCCGAGTTTCAAAACTCGGCGGTTTGCTTTTGGAGAACAGAACATGTCAACCATCCCGATCACCAAACGTGGTGCTGAAAAACTCAAGGACGAGTTGCACCGCCTCAAAACGGTGGACCGCCCCGGCGTGATCCAGGCCATTGCTGAAGCGCGTGCCCAAGGCGACCTGAGTGAGAACGCCGAATACGATGCGGCCAAAGACCGTCAGGGCTTCATTGAAGGCCGGATTCAGGAAATCGAAGGCAAACTCTCCGCCGCGCAGATCATCGACCCGGTATCGGTGGATGCGGGCGGGCGTGTGGTGTTTGGCACCACCGTCGAGTTGGAAGACGAGAGTTCGGGTGAGGCTGTGACCTACCAGATCGTGGGCGAGGACGAGGCCGATTTGAAACTGGGCCTGATCAACATCAGCAGCCCGATTGCACGCGCCTTGATCGGCAAGGAAGAGGGCGATGTGGCCGAAGTTCAGGCACCAGGTGGCGTGCGCCGCTACGAGATCGTGGGCGTGTCTTACGTTTGAGTCTAAACAAAGGCCGCTGTTGGGCGGCCTTTGTGGGTGTTGTCAGCCCGATGCGGGCGGTTCGCTGTCAGTCGTGGCGACCTTTTTTGACCGATTTTTGCTTGGGCTTGGCCCGCTTGATCTGTCCGCCTGCGGCCAGGCGCTGGTTGCCCAGCACACGAACGGTTTTGACTTCTGGTCGTTGGCCGCCGCGTGAGCTGTATTTGAGGATCTTGAAGTCGCGTGGTCCGGCTTTGCGGTCTTCGTCGTGTTCTTTGACTTTTTCAGGCTGTGGCCGCCAAAGGATCAGCAGTTTGCCAATGTGCTGAATGGGCGCGGCGCTGAGTTGATCGGCCAATTGGGTGAACATGGCTTCACGTGCGGCACGGTCATCGCCCAGGACGCGGATCTTGATCAGGCCGTGGGCGTTCAGGGCCGCTTCGGTTTCCTTGATGACGGCTGGGGTCAGACCATCACCGCCGATCATGACGACCGGGTCGAGGTGGTGGGCATCGGCGCGAAAAACTTTGCGCTCGGCAGGTGTGAGTTGTATTTGGGGCATCCCCGTATTATCCCCGCAAGGACGCAAAAGAATGAAAGTCAAAACCAAAAGTAAAAAGGTCAACAAAGCGTGGTTGAACGACCATGTGAATGACACCTATGTGAAGCTGGCCCTCAAAGAGGGTTACCGGGCGCGGGCAGCTTACAAACTCAAGGAAATCGACGAAACACTCGGCTTGATTCACCCTGGCGATCTGGTGGTGGACCTGGGCTCGGCCCCGGGGGCTTGGAGCCAGTACCTGCGCCGACGTTTGTCACCGGATGGCGCGGCGGTGGGCGAGCTCAATGGCTGCATCATCGCTCTGGACATCTTGCCCATGGCCCCGGTGGAGGGGGTGCAGTTCATTCAGGGAGATTTTCGTGAAAACGAGGTGGCGACCCTGCTTGAGGTCGCATTGCAAGGGCGGCAGGCCGACGTGGTGGTGTCCGACATGGCCCCCAATCTGTCGGGCATCGAGTCGTCGGATGCGGCGCGGATCATGCACCTGATCGAGTTGGCCGTGGAATTTGCCCAAAATCACATGAAGCCGCAGGGCGCTTTGGTGGTCAAGGTCTTTCACGGCAGCGGTTACAGCCAAATCGTCAAGATGTTCAAGGAGACTTTCAAGGTGGTCAAGCCGATCAAGCCCAAATCCTCCCGGGACAAATCTTCGGAGACTTTTTTGGTGGGCATGGGCCTGATTCACGGGGCTTGATGCCTTAATTCCCAGCTTTTAGAGGGCCAAAACCCCCTGAATCTCTTGTTTGGGCTTCTGGCAGGCCTAGAATGGTGACAGTCATTTATTTCGATTGGAGTCTCTCTTGAATAACCCTTGGTTTTCCAAAATTGCCGTCTGGATGGTGATTGCCATGGTGCTGTTCACCTTGTTCAAGCAATTTGACAACCGTGGTGTCGCTGGTGCGAATGCCATTGGCTATTCAGATTTCCTCGAAGAGGTTCGCGGTAACCGGATCAAGAGCGCCACCATTTCCGAGAGCCCTGGTGGCACAGAGATTGTTGCCATCACCAACGACGACCGCCGCATCAAAACGACGGCCACTTACCTGGACCGTGGTCTGGTGGGCGACCTGATCAACAGTGGCGTGAAGTTCGACGTCAAGCCCCGTGAGGAGGGTTCCTTGCTCATGACCTTGCTGGTCAGCTGGGGTCCGATGCTGCTCCTGATTGGCGTGTGGGTGTATTTCATGCGCCAGATGCAAGGCGGCGGCAAGGGTGGAGCGTTCAGTTTTGGCAAGTCCAAGGCCCGCATGATGGACGAAAACAACAACAACACCACTTTTGCGGATGTGGCCGGTTGTGACGAAGCCAAAGAAGAAGTCAAAGAGGTGGTGGATTTCCTGAAGGATCCTCAACGCTTTCAGAAATTGGGCGGTCGCATTCCCCGCGGTTTGCTGTTGGTGGGGCCCCCCGGAACCGGTAAGACCCTGCTGGCCAAAAGCATCGCCGGTGAAGCCAAAGTGCCATTTTTCAGCATCTCGGGTTCTGATTTTGTTGAAATGTTTGTGGGTGTGGGTGCATCCCGCGTTCGCGACATGTTTGAAAACGCCAAAAAGAACGCACCTTGCATCATTTTCATTGACGAAATCGATGCGGTCGGCCGCCAGCGTGGCGCAGGCCTGGGCGGCGGCAACGACGAACGCGAGCAAACCCTCAACCAGATGCTCGTCGAGATGGATGGCTTTGAAACCAATCTGGGGGTGATCGTTGTGGCGGCCACCAACCGGCCAGACATTCTGGACGCAGCCTTGCTGCGCCCCGGCCGTTTTGACCGTCAGGTTTATGTGACCTTGCCCGACATCCGGGGTCGCGAGCAAATCCTGAACGTGCACATGCGCAAAGTCCCGATCGGACAGGACGTGAATGCGGCCGTGATCGCACGTGGTACGCCCGGCATGAGCGGCGCCGATCTGGCCAACCTGTGCAACGAAGCGGCCTTGATGGCGGCACGTCGCAACGCCCGCGTGGTGGAGATGGTCGACTTTGAAAAGGCCAAAGACAAGATCCTGATGGGCCCCGAGCGCAAGAGCATGGTCAT from the Limnohabitans sp. 2KL-27 genome contains:
- the carB gene encoding carbamoyl-phosphate synthase large subunit, which produces MPKRTDLKSILIIGAGPIIIGQACEFDYSGVQACKALREEGYKVILINSNPATIMTDPATADVTYIEPITWQTVEKIIAKERPDAILPTMGGQTALNCALDLWHNGVLEKYKVELIGATPEAIDKAEDRLKFKDAMTKIGLGSARSGIAHSMEEAWDVQKTLGFPTVIRPSFTLGGTGGGIAYNPEEFEVICKRGLEASPTTELLIEESLLGWKEYEMEVVRDKADNCIIVCSIENLDPMGVHTGDSITVAPAQTLTDKEYQILRNASLAVLREIGVDTGGSNVQFSINPKDGRMVVIEMNPRVSRSSALASKATGFPIAKVAAKLAVGYTLDELRNDITGGATPASFEPSIDYVVTKIPRFAFEKFPTADSRLTTQMKSVGEVMAMGRTFQESFQKALRGLEVGVDGMNEKTQDREVLEKELGEPGPERIWYVGDAFAMGLRVDEVFALTKIDPWFLVQIEEIVKIELELETTTLEAITAEELRALKKKGFSDRRLAKLLKTTEHVVRARRHALNIRPVYKRVDTCAAEFSTDTAYMYSCYEGNGDAFGVGAGECEAEPTNNKKIMVLGGGPNRIGQGIEFDYCCVHAALAMREDGYETIMVNCNPETVSTDYDTSDRLYFEPVTLEDVLEIVDKEKPTGVIVQYGGQTPLKLALDLEAAGVPIIGTSPDMIDAAEDRERFQKLLQNLGLRQPPNATARTESEALEKAAALGYPLVVRPSYVLGGRAMEIVHEQRDLERYMREAVKVSHDSPVLLDRFLNDAIECDVDCLRDPEGKTFIGGVMEHIEQAGVHSGDSACSLPPYSLSPATVGELKRQSAAMAGALNVVGLMNVQFAIQHVDGQDVIYVLEVNPRASRTVPYVSKATGIQLAKVAARCMAGQTLASQGITHEVTPPYFSVKEAVFPFVKFPGVDTILGPEMKSTGEVMGVGKTFGEAFVKSQMGAGTKLPRPTKADGTSADKVFISVKNNDKARAIEVARQLVAQGFELVATKGTAVAIQAAGVACATVNKVTEGRPHIVDMIKNNEVVLVINTVEERRNAIADSRHIRTSALLNRVTTFTTIAGAEAAVEGMKYMDQLDVISIQEMHAQLAA
- the greA gene encoding transcription elongation factor GreA codes for the protein MSTIPITKRGAEKLKDELHRLKTVDRPGVIQAIAEARAQGDLSENAEYDAAKDRQGFIEGRIQEIEGKLSAAQIIDPVSVDAGGRVVFGTTVELEDESSGEAVTYQIVGEDEADLKLGLINISSPIARALIGKEEGDVAEVQAPGGVRRYEIVGVSYV
- a CDS encoding YhbY family RNA-binding protein, with amino-acid sequence MPQIQLTPAERKVFRADAHHLDPVVMIGGDGLTPAVIKETEAALNAHGLIKIRVLGDDRAAREAMFTQLADQLSAAPIQHIGKLLILWRPQPEKVKEHDEDRKAGPRDFKILKYSSRGGQRPEVKTVRVLGNQRLAAGGQIKRAKPKQKSVKKGRHD
- a CDS encoding RlmE family RNA methyltransferase, with the protein product MKVKTKSKKVNKAWLNDHVNDTYVKLALKEGYRARAAYKLKEIDETLGLIHPGDLVVDLGSAPGAWSQYLRRRLSPDGAAVGELNGCIIALDILPMAPVEGVQFIQGDFRENEVATLLEVALQGRQADVVVSDMAPNLSGIESSDAARIMHLIELAVEFAQNHMKPQGALVVKVFHGSGYSQIVKMFKETFKVVKPIKPKSSRDKSSETFLVGMGLIHGA
- the ftsH gene encoding ATP-dependent zinc metalloprotease FtsH, with protein sequence MNNPWFSKIAVWMVIAMVLFTLFKQFDNRGVAGANAIGYSDFLEEVRGNRIKSATISESPGGTEIVAITNDDRRIKTTATYLDRGLVGDLINSGVKFDVKPREEGSLLMTLLVSWGPMLLLIGVWVYFMRQMQGGGKGGAFSFGKSKARMMDENNNNTTFADVAGCDEAKEEVKEVVDFLKDPQRFQKLGGRIPRGLLLVGPPGTGKTLLAKSIAGEAKVPFFSISGSDFVEMFVGVGASRVRDMFENAKKNAPCIIFIDEIDAVGRQRGAGLGGGNDEREQTLNQMLVEMDGFETNLGVIVVAATNRPDILDAALLRPGRFDRQVYVTLPDIRGREQILNVHMRKVPIGQDVNAAVIARGTPGMSGADLANLCNEAALMAARRNARVVEMVDFEKAKDKILMGPERKSMVMPEEERRNTAYHEAGHALIGNLLPKCDPVHKVTIIPRGRALGVTMSLPEKDRYSYDKEFMLNQISMLFGGRIAEEVFMHQMTTGASNDFERATSIARDMVMRYGMTDALGPMVYAENEGEVFLGRSVTKTTNMSESTMQKVDLEVRRIIDEQYSLARRLIEEHSAQMHAMAKALLEWETIDKDQIADIMAGRDPLPPKDWTPRTPPSGGGNGGGTPAVQPEPATTAA